A genomic region of Azoarcus sp. KH32C contains the following coding sequences:
- a CDS encoding DUF1329 domain-containing protein, giving the protein MHNESRIIGGAVGLMLLFAAQGAQAKVLEPGFIITKDNLASVKNDTFEGKTIASMIPEKLEWMINNYDLTIKIAHSKKIEMDPKYVEATKNWSKDVKFNPADRTVTGWKAGMLFPPEAIKLDDPNAGDKVIWNLRAATYGATMDLRDIAWVFLDAKKGFERVQRFQSRRYYMEGRLDGGPISVGDGNIAQKTYFVATSPQEIRGIGSFSVRYNEADSKKPDDAYAYLKSVRRTRRLSGGAWMDPIGGTDQLYDDWDIWDAWPTKYTSNKLIEKRWIFAIAHSPEMSVDNSQTGKSIEKEYPRIGMSEPPYFNPAKDIEWEPREVYVVEGTPPPEHPYSKKVAYIEVDFPRPYLGYALDRKGEFWKMFIFQNRPDTGDDGYKAVMPVVGHIIDVKRGHATNWSSNMKSNPKGVKETDVSLNVLEEVATGAGR; this is encoded by the coding sequence ATGCATAACGAATCCCGAATCATCGGCGGCGCCGTCGGCCTGATGCTGCTGTTCGCGGCACAGGGTGCGCAGGCCAAGGTGCTGGAGCCCGGCTTCATCATCACCAAGGACAACCTCGCCAGCGTCAAGAACGACACTTTCGAGGGCAAGACCATCGCGAGCATGATTCCCGAAAAGCTCGAATGGATGATCAACAACTACGACCTGACGATCAAGATCGCCCACTCGAAGAAGATCGAGATGGATCCGAAGTACGTCGAGGCGACCAAGAACTGGTCGAAGGACGTCAAGTTCAACCCCGCCGACCGTACCGTCACGGGCTGGAAGGCGGGCATGCTGTTCCCGCCCGAGGCGATCAAGCTCGACGACCCCAACGCCGGCGACAAGGTGATCTGGAACCTGCGCGCGGCGACCTACGGCGCGACGATGGACCTGCGCGACATCGCCTGGGTCTTCCTCGACGCCAAAAAGGGCTTCGAGCGCGTGCAGCGCTTCCAGTCGCGCCGCTACTACATGGAAGGGCGCCTCGACGGCGGGCCGATCTCCGTCGGCGACGGCAACATTGCGCAAAAGACCTACTTCGTCGCCACCAGCCCGCAGGAGATCCGCGGCATCGGCTCGTTCTCGGTGCGCTACAACGAGGCCGACTCGAAGAAGCCGGATGACGCCTACGCGTATCTGAAGTCGGTGCGGCGCACCCGGCGACTGTCCGGCGGGGCGTGGATGGACCCGATCGGCGGCACCGACCAGCTCTATGACGACTGGGATATCTGGGATGCCTGGCCGACGAAGTACACGTCGAACAAGCTGATCGAGAAGCGCTGGATCTTCGCCATCGCCCACAGCCCCGAGATGAGCGTCGACAACAGCCAGACCGGCAAGTCGATCGAGAAGGAATATCCGCGCATCGGCATGAGCGAGCCGCCGTACTTCAACCCGGCCAAGGACATCGAGTGGGAGCCGCGCGAGGTGTATGTCGTCGAGGGCACGCCGCCGCCGGAGCACCCGTACAGCAAGAAGGTGGCCTACATCGAGGTCGATTTCCCGCGCCCGTATCTGGGCTACGCGCTCGACCGCAAGGGGGAGTTCTGGAAGATGTTCATCTTCCAGAATCGCCCCGATACCGGTGACGACGGCTACAAGGCGGTGATGCCGGTCGTGGGCCACATCATCGACGTCAAGCGCGGTCACGCCACCAATTGGTCGTCCAACATGAAGTCCAACCCGAAAGGCGTGAAGGAGACCGATGTGTCGCTGAACGTTCTGGAGGAGGTTGCGACGGGGGCGGGCCGCTAA